In Campylobacter sp. VBCF_01 NA2, one DNA window encodes the following:
- a CDS encoding biotin/lipoyl-containing protein, protein MSKKFIDVMDTTFRDGFQSVFGARVAMKDFLPAVSAAKEAGIRHFEFGGGARFQSLYFYLNEDAFAMMDKFRETVGDEANLQTLARGVNTVTLDTGSREMIDMHAKLFAKHGTTTIRNFDALNDVENLKYSGERIKAHGLKHEITVTMMDLPPRCSGAHDPEFYAGILRKILEAGIPFDSVCFKDASGTSSPQKVFETVRRARKLLGNDIHIRLHTHETAGVSVACYQAALAAGVDGIDLAAYPVSGGTSQPDILTILHATKGQNFDFGFDAEKILKYEEVLEDCLRDYFLPPEATMVSPIIPFSPMPGGALTANTQMMRDNKIMDKFPSVIKAMREVVEKGGYGTSVTPVSQFYFQQAFNNVMFGEWKKIADGYGKMVLGYFGKTPVAPDSEVVRLASEQLGLEPTTKNAVDLADLDETKSIAYAKKQLEDENIEPSEENIFIALACREKGIAFLKGEGKVMIRKNEAKESSEGGEKKAKSDKFDINVNGKAYAVEFSGNKVLVNGDSYNVSIGMAEPSEAKTEAKSSANSDDIVASLPSNVFKILVKPGEKVVAGQTVVVLEAMKMEINIESPRDGEVAEILVFQGQSVDADDPLIHLK, encoded by the coding sequence ATGAGCAAAAAATTTATTGATGTTATGGACACTACATTTCGCGATGGTTTCCAATCTGTCTTTGGTGCGCGTGTAGCGATGAAGGACTTTTTGCCAGCAGTGAGCGCGGCAAAAGAGGCTGGGATTAGACACTTTGAATTTGGCGGTGGAGCTAGATTTCAGAGTCTGTATTTTTATCTAAACGAAGACGCGTTTGCGATGATGGATAAATTCCGCGAAACCGTGGGAGACGAGGCAAACCTGCAAACCCTAGCCAGAGGCGTAAATACCGTTACGCTTGATACTGGTTCGCGCGAAATGATAGACATGCATGCCAAACTCTTTGCCAAACACGGAACTACGACTATTCGAAATTTTGACGCCTTAAATGATGTCGAAAATTTAAAATATAGTGGCGAGCGTATCAAGGCGCATGGATTAAAACACGAAATTACCGTTACTATGATGGATTTACCACCTCGTTGCTCTGGCGCGCATGATCCTGAATTTTATGCTGGAATTTTACGCAAAATTTTAGAGGCTGGTATTCCTTTTGATAGCGTTTGTTTCAAAGATGCTAGCGGAACTTCAAGCCCACAAAAGGTTTTTGAGACCGTAAGAAGAGCGCGCAAACTCCTAGGAAACGATATTCATATCAGACTTCACACTCACGAAACAGCTGGCGTTAGCGTGGCTTGCTATCAAGCAGCCCTAGCAGCAGGCGTCGATGGAATTGATCTAGCTGCGTATCCAGTCAGCGGAGGCACAAGCCAACCAGATATTTTGACGATTTTACACGCGACAAAGGGGCAAAATTTTGATTTCGGCTTTGACGCTGAGAAAATTTTAAAATACGAAGAGGTTTTGGAGGATTGTTTGAGGGATTATTTCTTGCCGCCAGAAGCGACAATGGTAAGCCCAATAATCCCATTTTCGCCTATGCCAGGTGGCGCGCTAACTGCAAATACGCAAATGATGCGCGATAACAAAATCATGGATAAATTCCCCTCTGTCATCAAAGCTATGCGCGAAGTCGTCGAAAAGGGCGGTTATGGCACGAGCGTAACGCCTGTAAGTCAATTTTATTTCCAACAAGCATTTAATAATGTAATGTTTGGAGAGTGGAAAAAAATCGCTGATGGATACGGCAAAATGGTGCTTGGATACTTTGGCAAAACCCCAGTTGCCCCTGATAGCGAGGTCGTAAGATTAGCTAGCGAGCAGCTTGGCTTAGAGCCTACTACCAAAAATGCCGTTGATTTGGCTGATTTGGACGAGACAAAGAGTATTGCTTATGCTAAAAAACAGCTAGAAGATGAAAATATCGAACCAAGCGAGGAAAATATTTTTATCGCTCTTGCGTGCCGTGAAAAGGGCATTGCCTTCTTAAAAGGCGAGGGCAAGGTAATGATCCGCAAAAACGAAGCAAAAGAATCTAGCGAGGGCGGTGAGAAAAAGGCAAAATCTGATAAATTTGACATTAATGTCAATGGCAAAGCCTATGCAGTGGAATTTAGCGGAAATAAGGTCTTAGTAAATGGCGATAGTTACAATGTCAGCATTGGCATGGCAGAGCCTAGCGAGGCCAAAACTGAGGCGAAATCAAGTGCAAATAGCGATGATATTGTGGCTAGCCTGCCAAGTAATGTGTTTAAAATTTTAGTCAAACCTGGCGAAAAAGTCGTAGCTGGTCAAACCGTAGTCGTGCTAGAAGCTATGAAAATGGAGATAAACATCGAAAGCCCAAGAGACGGCGAAGTCGCTGAAATTTTGGTATTCCAAGGTCAAAGCGTCGATGCAGATGACCCATTAATCCACTTAAAATAA
- the pckA gene encoding phosphoenolpyruvate carboxykinase (ATP), giving the protein MRIPNDFEKLGISGEKEIFYNLSYDELFEHEKRANEGKVSDNGTFMVDTGIFTGRSPKDKYFVKQDPSAKYISWGKINQPINKELFDKLLAKAKNQLSNKSIYVQDAYCGASLKSRKSVRFVTEVAWQAHFVKNMFIRPSDDELANFHPDFVVYNACKCVNEDYAKDGLNSDVFVIFNVEENVAVIGGTWYGGEMKKGIFSMMNYWLPLEGKMSMHCSANVGAGGDTALFFGLSGTGKTTLSTDPNRALIGDDEHGWDDEGVFNFEGGCYAKCINLDPSSEPEIYGAIKRNALLENVVADANGKVDYADGSKTENTRVSYPIEHIANHEPSLSAGHPKNIIFLSADAFGVLPPVAKLTKEQAMYYFLSGYTAKVAGTERGITEPVATFSACFGEPFMPLHPTVYAKLLGEKIDKHGVNVYLVNTGWSGGAYGVGKRMSIKATRACINAILDGSITKCEFENFEKFNLAVPKELAGVETKLLNPANTWENADEYAKTREKLAKMFVENFKRYEDVKEGVEYAKAGPKA; this is encoded by the coding sequence ATGAGAATTCCAAATGATTTTGAAAAACTAGGAATTAGCGGTGAAAAAGAAATTTTTTATAATCTTAGCTATGATGAGCTTTTCGAGCACGAAAAACGCGCAAACGAGGGCAAGGTAAGCGATAATGGCACCTTTATGGTCGATACTGGCATTTTTACAGGCAGAAGCCCAAAAGACAAGTATTTTGTAAAGCAAGATCCAAGCGCGAAATATATCAGCTGGGGCAAAATCAATCAACCGATTAACAAAGAGCTTTTTGATAAACTTCTAGCAAAGGCCAAAAATCAGCTTTCAAACAAATCAATCTATGTCCAAGACGCGTATTGTGGCGCTAGTCTAAAAAGTCGCAAAAGCGTGCGTTTCGTAACCGAAGTAGCATGGCAAGCACATTTCGTAAAAAACATGTTTATCCGCCCAAGCGATGATGAGTTAGCAAATTTCCACCCAGATTTCGTGGTTTATAACGCTTGCAAATGCGTAAATGAGGATTACGCCAAAGACGGGCTAAACTCAGATGTTTTTGTAATCTTTAATGTCGAGGAAAATGTCGCAGTCATCGGTGGAACTTGGTATGGTGGCGAGATGAAAAAAGGAATTTTTTCTATGATGAATTACTGGCTACCATTAGAGGGCAAAATGTCAATGCACTGCTCAGCAAATGTCGGAGCTGGCGGCGACACTGCGCTATTTTTCGGACTATCAGGCACTGGCAAGACTACGCTCTCTACCGATCCAAACCGCGCGCTAATCGGCGATGATGAGCACGGCTGGGATGATGAGGGCGTGTTTAACTTCGAGGGTGGTTGCTACGCAAAATGTATAAATCTCGATCCAAGCTCAGAGCCTGAAATTTATGGTGCGATTAAACGCAACGCACTTTTAGAAAATGTCGTAGCTGACGCAAACGGCAAGGTCGATTACGCTGATGGTAGCAAGACAGAAAATACCCGTGTAAGCTACCCAATCGAGCATATCGCAAACCACGAACCAAGCCTAAGCGCAGGACACCCAAAAAATATCATTTTCCTAAGCGCTGATGCTTTTGGCGTTTTACCGCCTGTTGCGAAGCTTACAAAAGAACAAGCGATGTATTATTTCCTAAGCGGATATACTGCCAAAGTCGCAGGAACTGAAAGAGGAATTACTGAGCCAGTTGCAACTTTTAGTGCTTGTTTTGGTGAGCCGTTTATGCCACTTCACCCGACAGTTTATGCAAAACTTCTAGGCGAGAAAATCGACAAACACGGCGTAAATGTATATCTAGTAAATACAGGTTGGAGCGGCGGTGCTTATGGCGTTGGCAAACGCATGAGTATAAAGGCAACTCGTGCTTGTATAAATGCAATCCTTGATGGAAGTATCACAAAATGCGAATTTGAAAATTTTGAAAAATTTAATCTAGCCGTTCCAAAAGAGTTAGCTGGCGTTGAGACAAAACTTCTAAATCCGGCTAACACTTGGGAAAATGCTGATGAATACGCAAAAACTCGCGAGAAACTTGCGAAAATGTTTGTAGAAAATTTCAAACGCTACGAAGATGTCAAAGAGGGCGTAGAGTATGCAAAAGCCGGCCCAAAAGCTTAA